The Xenorhabdus doucetiae genome has a window encoding:
- the mltG gene encoding endolytic transglycosylase MltG, with the protein MKLKKRIFILPGLIIAIAVILFFSFMKKIENFADQDIHLSQELIFTVPAGTGRAGLEVLLTQHKLIEDNQLLSWLFRLEPELAKFKAGTYRLQKGMSLRAVLQLFASGKEAQFAIRFVEGSRLSDWSKTLQNAPYLKHETESKTPKALLDILGMKEGESLEGWFYPDTYLYTAGTSDLELLKRAHDKMKMVVGQAWENREKNLPYKSAYEMLIMASIIEKETAIESERTKVASVFVNRLRLKMRLQTDPTVIYGLGDKYTGTIFRSNLNTFTAYNTYMIDGLPPTPIAMPGLASIKAAAHPAVTQYLYFVANGDGGHTFTTNLTEHNKAVSFYRQRLKQDK; encoded by the coding sequence ATGAAACTAAAAAAGCGCATTTTTATCCTGCCCGGATTGATTATCGCGATTGCTGTGATCCTATTTTTTTCTTTTATGAAGAAAATAGAAAACTTTGCTGATCAAGATATTCATCTTAGCCAAGAACTTATATTTACTGTGCCGGCGGGAACGGGACGCGCTGGGCTGGAAGTCTTACTGACTCAGCATAAATTAATTGAAGATAACCAATTACTGTCATGGTTATTTCGCCTTGAACCGGAACTGGCGAAGTTTAAGGCCGGAACTTACCGCTTGCAGAAAGGCATGTCCTTAAGGGCTGTCCTGCAACTGTTTGCCAGTGGCAAAGAAGCTCAGTTTGCCATTCGCTTTGTGGAAGGTAGTCGTCTTTCTGATTGGTCAAAAACATTGCAGAATGCGCCCTATTTAAAGCATGAAACAGAAAGCAAAACGCCGAAAGCGCTGCTTGATATTTTAGGGATGAAAGAGGGAGAGTCACTGGAAGGTTGGTTTTATCCTGATACCTACCTGTATACCGCAGGCACAAGTGACCTGGAATTACTCAAACGAGCCCATGACAAAATGAAAATGGTAGTCGGGCAGGCGTGGGAAAACCGGGAGAAGAACCTGCCTTATAAAAGTGCCTATGAAATGTTGATCATGGCCTCTATCATTGAAAAAGAGACAGCAATTGAGTCTGAACGCACCAAAGTTGCCTCTGTATTCGTCAATCGTCTACGGTTAAAGATGAGATTGCAAACTGATCCGACGGTGATTTATGGATTGGGTGATAAATATACGGGAACAATTTTCCGCAGCAACCTTAACACATTCACCGCCTACAACACTTATATGATTGATGGATTACCACCTACCCCCATCGCTATGCCGGGTTTGGCTTCAATTAAGGCAGCAGCGCACCCCGCTGTGACACAATACTTATATTTTGTCGCCAATGGTGATGGGGGCCATACATTCACCACCAATCTGACAGAACATAATAAAGCAGTCAGTTTTTATCGCCAAAGGTTAAAACAGGATAAATGA